The genomic region GACCTTCTGGCGTAAGTTTGAAAAACAAGTTTCTTGAATTATGGCGAAGGGAATTGATAAGAAGAGATGGAATGATGGAAATTGACGGTTCACAGATAATGTCAAAGTCTGTTTTTGATGCATCAGGTCACTTGGGAAACTTTGCAGACCCGATAATAAAATGTACAAAATGCAAGTCAACTTTTAGAGCAGACAGAACTATTTCTGAAATATCAAAGATTGAAATTCCAGAAAGCGCTGATTTAGTAGAATTTGATAATGCAATTTCACAAAACAACATCAAATGTCCAAAATGTAAAGGAGATTTTGAAAAAACAAAGAAATTCAACATGATGTTTAAGGTAGGAATTGGACCTGAAGAGGAAGAAGCATATCTTAGACCAGAAACATGTCAATCAATCTTTGTTGATTTTCCAAGACTCTTTAAGACAATGCGAGGAAAATTACCATTAGGAATTGCTCAAGTAGGTAAAAGTTTTAGAAACGAGATATCACCAAGACAGAGTCTGCTTCGTTTAAGAGAGTTTTATCAGGCAGAAATTGAAGTATTTTGCAATCCCACAAAATTAGACGAGATGGATAAATTCTCTGAAGTTGAAAATACAATAATTAGAATTCAAACTGAAACAGACCCAGTATCAATGACATGTAAAGAAGCTGTCGAATCTAAAGCAGTACCAAACAAGTTTGTGGCATATTATCTTGGGATACTGACTGAATTTTATGAAAAAACTGGCATTGATGTAACAAAAAGCAGATTTAGGAAACTTGGAGATAAGGAAAAAGCATTCTATGCAGAGGTCGCATTTGACTTTGAAGTTGAGACAACAATAGGATGGCTTGAGCTCGTTGCCTGCAATTATAGATCAGATTATGATCTTTCAAGCCATGCAAAGAAAAGCAATGAAAAATTTGAGGTAATGGATAATGAAGAGAGGGTCTTGCCACACATATTTGAGATTTCCATGGGAATTGACAGAAGTCTTTACACCATTTTAGAGCATAGTTTGAAAGATGATAAGGAAAATGAAAGAGTTGTATTGGCTCTTAAACCGTATTTATCTCCAGTTCAGGTAGGAGTTTTATCCTTG from Nitrosarchaeum sp. harbors:
- the glyS gene encoding glycine--tRNA ligase, translated to MNYEDVMKLALERGFYFPSCEIYADAQAGFWEYGPSGVSLKNKFLELWRRELIRRDGMMEIDGSQIMSKSVFDASGHLGNFADPIIKCTKCKSTFRADRTISEISKIEIPESADLVEFDNAISQNNIKCPKCKGDFEKTKKFNMMFKVGIGPEEEEAYLRPETCQSIFVDFPRLFKTMRGKLPLGIAQVGKSFRNEISPRQSLLRLREFYQAEIEVFCNPTKLDEMDKFSEVENTIIRIQTETDPVSMTCKEAVESKAVPNKFVAYYLGILTEFYEKTGIDVTKSRFRKLGDKEKAFYAEVAFDFEVETTIGWLELVACNYRSDYDLSSHAKKSNEKFEVMDNEERVLPHIFEISMGIDRSLYTILEHSLKDDKENERVVLALKPYLSPVQVGVLSLIKKDGLKEKTDEIYLQIKRKYDAFLDHSGAIGRRYRRLDEIGAPFAITVDYQSLEDQTVTLRKRDSMEQNRIKISEIDSILSEFTSYP